The Allorhodopirellula heiligendammensis genome includes a window with the following:
- a CDS encoding PP2C family protein-serine/threonine phosphatase, translated as MTTIAETLARDISRDRVAPRFFLESEMGFPELLQSDGWLGNAVVYSQTCPGKEEPNDDSAVVISTPGGGIVMAVADGVGGAPVGYKASAIAVQCLAESLAIHPSMSDLRPAILDGIEKANEEILDMGTGAATTICVVEVHNRIARGYQVGDSMALFVGGRGAVKWKSTSHSPVGYAVESGLLNEEEAMHHDERHIVSNLVGSRTMHIEIGPAIHLAPRDTIVLASDGLFDNLHISEICQRARLGPPLQRMNALVSLAQQRMDGTVADSPGKPDDLAVVLLTP; from the coding sequence ATGACCACGATCGCCGAAACACTCGCGCGGGACATCTCTCGCGATCGGGTTGCGCCCCGATTTTTCCTGGAGAGCGAGATGGGTTTTCCGGAGCTGCTCCAATCAGACGGCTGGCTAGGTAACGCGGTGGTCTATTCTCAGACCTGTCCCGGCAAAGAGGAACCGAACGACGACAGTGCCGTTGTCATATCGACTCCGGGAGGCGGGATCGTGATGGCTGTCGCCGATGGCGTTGGTGGTGCACCCGTGGGCTACAAGGCGTCGGCGATCGCAGTGCAGTGCCTCGCCGAAAGCCTCGCGATTCATCCGTCCATGTCCGACCTCCGCCCCGCAATTCTGGACGGCATCGAAAAGGCCAACGAAGAGATTCTCGACATGGGAACGGGCGCCGCGACCACGATTTGTGTCGTCGAGGTGCACAATCGCATCGCGCGTGGGTATCAAGTCGGTGACTCGATGGCCCTCTTCGTCGGCGGCCGCGGAGCAGTTAAGTGGAAATCGACTTCCCATTCGCCTGTGGGTTATGCGGTCGAATCAGGACTGCTTAACGAAGAGGAGGCGATGCATCATGACGAGCGACATATCGTTTCCAATTTGGTGGGATCGCGAACGATGCACATCGAAATTGGGCCTGCTATTCATCTGGCGCCTCGCGATACGATCGTGCTTGCTAGCGACGGGCTGTTCGACAATCTACACATCAGTGAAATCTGCCAACGAGCTCGGCTGGGTCCCCCGCTGCAACGCATGAACGCCTTGGTATCGCTCGCGCAACAGCGAATGGATGGCACCGTTGCTGACTCCCCCGGCAAACCTGACGATCTCGCCGTCGTGCTGCTGACGCCCTAA
- a CDS encoding PEP-CTERM sorting domain-containing protein produces the protein MKIRHLTILSLAACASLIPRSASAELLAGFHQFDLVTQVGVGYTKAGADEGVFAATSSITYNTGSTDTGGSTDNWYGPDGSLAYPGPAGAWTPASGGAMTNQTPIAANSPGTVNGPYVFEATNPAGLRLAPGYATNAPTPPNTIGGADSTADGRIRSFNGTDVQIENSTSTTYRLDSFVFDAFVGDVSTAGAIVNMEDFVLTYFGADGSTSSANVSVSAGYAGYNTQSGEDVNEALANPLIVNNQIDYGVGTNYLDYVVNLNGFLLKPGDIISIGLNATAVGGTARGDNFAFFGTAVPEPSSTLALGMLFGIGAWNLRRKRNRKPAAESA, from the coding sequence ATGAAAATTCGTCACCTTACCATCCTGAGTTTGGCCGCTTGCGCCAGCCTTATTCCGCGCTCCGCATCAGCGGAACTGCTAGCAGGGTTCCATCAATTCGATCTGGTTACCCAGGTCGGGGTGGGTTACACGAAGGCTGGCGCCGACGAAGGAGTTTTTGCAGCGACCTCGTCCATTACCTACAATACCGGCAGTACAGACACTGGGGGCAGTACCGATAATTGGTATGGTCCCGATGGATCGTTGGCGTATCCCGGCCCTGCGGGGGCTTGGACGCCTGCTTCGGGCGGAGCGATGACCAACCAAACCCCCATCGCTGCCAATAGCCCAGGTACGGTCAACGGCCCGTACGTTTTTGAGGCAACCAATCCCGCTGGCCTCCGTTTGGCCCCCGGCTATGCCACCAACGCACCGACGCCCCCCAACACGATTGGCGGGGCAGACTCTACTGCGGATGGGCGAATCCGCAGTTTCAACGGAACGGATGTCCAAATCGAGAACAGTACGTCTACCACTTACCGGTTAGACTCGTTTGTTTTCGACGCGTTTGTGGGTGATGTTTCCACAGCCGGCGCCATCGTCAATATGGAAGATTTCGTGCTCACGTACTTCGGTGCAGACGGGTCGACTTCCTCCGCCAACGTCAGTGTGTCCGCCGGCTATGCTGGTTACAATACTCAGTCGGGCGAAGATGTTAACGAAGCGTTGGCTAACCCGCTGATTGTTAATAACCAAATTGATTACGGCGTCGGTACCAACTATCTCGATTATGTAGTCAACCTGAACGGCTTTCTCCTGAAGCCTGGGGACATCATATCGATCGGGCTCAACGCAACCGCCGTGGGCGGGACGGCTCGAGGGGATAACTTTGCTTTCTTCGGTACCGCAGTACCAGAGCCTTCCTCCACTTTGGCTCTCGGTATGTTGTTTGGCATCGGTGCCTGGAATCTTCGACGCAAGCGAAATCGCAAGCCTGCTGCAGAGTCGGCTTAG
- a CDS encoding efflux RND transporter periplasmic adaptor subunit gives MNVVQKIAKPAAVCLFGAFWLLAIGCTSEHAVVEKSAEPRVVPVKTVAVTATEVQRTTRQPATVHAYYRAELRAKASGFVKTLYADIGDYVEAGAKLAEVDVPDLIKQRQSVEKQVLRLEAEERRSRAGIQLAEAQVRSANAMFSEAKSQMASVEASLAGSQAEFDRTEDLVQRGSLQNRMLDEARMKRDTESARKEAVTSSINSAEADVAVAEAHLESARAHLDAAEAETETIRSQLEEVDVQIAYATIQAPFAGIVTARNIEPGDLVRQSNEVGNGKPLFVISQVDKLRVRIPVPESDAPLVSPGDEVTLTFPSFASEAPLVAVITRRSGSLDPSTRTMLVEVELENKDGKLLPGMFGQASINLSTKIAANTLPSQAIRFDEHGNGYVYIVGDDDTVLRSDVTMGADNGKSIEVLSGVHSGQRVVGSHLKRFTDGQKVKPL, from the coding sequence ATGAATGTTGTACAAAAAATCGCCAAGCCCGCTGCGGTGTGCCTGTTCGGAGCATTTTGGCTGCTCGCGATCGGATGCACTTCCGAACATGCGGTGGTGGAAAAGTCCGCCGAACCGCGTGTGGTCCCCGTGAAAACGGTCGCCGTGACCGCAACCGAAGTTCAGCGGACCACCCGGCAGCCAGCGACAGTTCATGCATACTATCGGGCTGAACTGCGAGCAAAAGCATCGGGATTTGTGAAGACGCTCTACGCTGATATCGGCGATTACGTCGAAGCCGGGGCGAAACTGGCGGAAGTCGATGTGCCGGACTTGATCAAACAACGGCAGAGCGTTGAAAAGCAGGTTCTCAGATTGGAGGCCGAAGAGAGACGATCGCGCGCGGGAATCCAATTAGCAGAAGCGCAGGTACGCTCCGCAAACGCGATGTTTTCCGAAGCGAAGTCGCAGATGGCCAGCGTGGAGGCGTCCTTGGCGGGATCCCAGGCGGAGTTCGACCGCACTGAAGATCTGGTTCAGCGCGGTTCGCTGCAGAACCGGATGCTTGACGAAGCACGGATGAAACGCGACACCGAATCGGCCCGCAAGGAGGCTGTCACGTCGTCGATCAATTCGGCCGAGGCCGATGTTGCGGTCGCTGAAGCGCATCTGGAATCCGCTCGTGCACACCTTGATGCTGCCGAAGCTGAAACGGAAACCATCCGCTCACAGTTGGAGGAGGTTGACGTGCAGATCGCGTACGCGACCATCCAAGCTCCCTTTGCTGGCATCGTTACAGCACGAAATATTGAGCCGGGCGATCTGGTCCGCCAATCGAATGAGGTCGGAAATGGCAAACCGCTCTTTGTGATCAGTCAAGTCGACAAGCTTCGCGTTCGAATCCCGGTCCCTGAGTCAGACGCACCCCTGGTGAGCCCAGGTGATGAAGTGACGCTGACATTCCCCTCCTTCGCGTCGGAGGCACCCCTTGTAGCTGTGATCACCCGGCGCAGCGGCAGCTTGGACCCGAGTACCCGGACGATGTTGGTCGAGGTGGAACTCGAGAATAAGGATGGCAAACTATTGCCAGGGATGTTTGGTCAGGCATCAATCAACCTGTCGACGAAGATTGCCGCCAATACGTTGCCCTCGCAAGCGATTCGGTTTGACGAGCACGGCAATGGCTACGTCTACATTGTCGGCGACGATGACACCGTCCTGCGCTCCGATGTGACCATGGGGGCCGACAACGGGAAGTCAATTGAAGTGCTCTCGGGTGTCCACTCAGGGCAACGGGTGGTGGGATCGCACCTCAAACGATTCACCGATGGCCAGAAAGTCAAGCCGCTTTAG
- a CDS encoding TolC family protein, whose amino-acid sequence MAITRGLIPAASLASVVGCASGPSLALQSIIPTESIAIDRAESPEGADSTGSPVIESSTISSQAGSIQPVVHDEAMQVVAVATEQSPSQEHAGDRVVGIPIDDVAPLPMTDGIGATAVQAPSSIEQSTFSQPNLIDLNLPSALAMVGGQHPVVGFAQWRVREAYAQLDRANVLWLPSIQSGFSFYRHDGNYQAVDGQIVDVNRNSFQYGLGAGAVGAGTTQRPGLVAQFHLADAIFQPEIAEKSAWARGHAASAVLNEQLLRVALAYIELLDAHQDSHILAESRGRAAELAKITADFAEAGEGLQADADRMRTELNLIENRWIASRERIEIASARLAQALSINANSQIMPLDVNAIPLDLVEAGADKSSLISTGLSMRPELKESQALVAAACEAFKREKYAPFVPSVLLGYSTGGFGGGLGNDLSSVAGRYDYNAVVTWEVRNLGFGEHAARRESSARVQQAQFEKLQIMDRVAMEVSEAFSQIEFRRQQIAITQHAIHTAQASYDANSERIRDGEGLPIEVLQSVQALESARRAYLRAVIDFNQAQFNLQWALGWPVSAPADQLVVTEQSQFADSSPIEF is encoded by the coding sequence ATGGCGATCACGCGTGGCCTCATCCCTGCGGCGAGTCTGGCGAGCGTGGTGGGATGCGCCAGCGGCCCCTCGCTGGCCCTACAATCGATAATACCGACAGAATCGATCGCGATCGATCGAGCCGAGAGTCCCGAGGGTGCCGATTCTACGGGCTCCCCAGTAATCGAATCGTCAACCATCTCCAGCCAGGCGGGCAGTATCCAGCCAGTTGTCCACGATGAGGCGATGCAGGTGGTCGCGGTTGCTACGGAGCAATCGCCTAGTCAGGAACATGCGGGCGATCGTGTCGTGGGCATTCCCATTGACGATGTGGCCCCGTTGCCGATGACTGACGGCATCGGAGCCACTGCCGTACAGGCACCATCCTCTATCGAGCAGTCGACGTTCTCGCAACCGAACCTCATCGATCTGAACCTGCCATCAGCTCTCGCGATGGTTGGGGGCCAGCACCCTGTGGTCGGATTTGCTCAATGGCGCGTGCGTGAGGCATACGCCCAACTCGACCGCGCGAATGTTTTGTGGCTACCCTCGATTCAAAGTGGTTTTAGCTTTTACCGCCACGACGGGAACTATCAAGCCGTCGACGGTCAAATTGTGGACGTCAATCGCAATTCATTCCAATACGGACTGGGCGCGGGCGCTGTCGGCGCCGGCACCACGCAGCGTCCAGGCTTGGTGGCCCAGTTTCACTTGGCCGACGCCATCTTCCAGCCCGAAATCGCAGAGAAATCGGCATGGGCCCGCGGACATGCGGCCAGCGCCGTGCTCAACGAGCAGTTGTTACGAGTGGCACTGGCCTACATCGAGTTACTTGACGCGCATCAGGATTCACACATTCTCGCCGAGTCTCGCGGACGGGCTGCAGAGCTCGCCAAAATCACGGCTGACTTCGCCGAAGCTGGTGAGGGGTTGCAGGCGGATGCGGACCGCATGCGGACTGAGCTGAACCTGATCGAGAACCGCTGGATCGCCTCACGTGAGCGAATCGAAATCGCTTCGGCCCGCCTCGCTCAAGCTCTCAGTATCAATGCGAACAGCCAAATCATGCCGCTGGACGTCAACGCCATTCCACTGGATTTGGTCGAAGCCGGGGCGGACAAGTCCTCGCTGATTAGCACCGGCCTGTCGATGCGCCCCGAGTTAAAGGAGTCGCAGGCGCTTGTCGCTGCGGCCTGCGAGGCGTTCAAACGCGAAAAGTATGCGCCTTTCGTGCCCAGCGTCTTGCTCGGTTACAGCACCGGCGGCTTTGGCGGTGGGCTCGGTAACGACCTCTCCAGTGTTGCTGGCAGGTATGACTACAATGCCGTCGTGACCTGGGAGGTGCGCAATCTCGGTTTTGGGGAGCACGCCGCACGCCGTGAATCCTCGGCCCGAGTCCAGCAGGCCCAGTTCGAAAAACTGCAAATCATGGATCGGGTGGCGATGGAGGTTTCTGAGGCGTTTAGCCAGATTGAATTCCGCCGTCAACAGATTGCCATCACGCAACACGCAATTCACACCGCCCAGGCTTCCTACGACGCCAACTCCGAGCGAATTCGCGATGGTGAAGGGTTACCGATCGAAGTCTTGCAGTCCGTCCAAGCATTGGAATCTGCGCGGCGTGCGTATCTGCGAGCGGTCATTGACTTCAACCAAGCCCAGTTCAATTTGCAATGGGCGCTCGGATGGCCAGTAAGCGCGCCAGCCGATCAACTGGTTGTGACGGAGCAAAGCCAATTTGCGGACTCGTCACCAATTGAATTCTGA
- a CDS encoding efflux RND transporter permease subunit, with the protein MGLINFSLRNRFAVLAGVIALCVLGATVIPGITIDILPDFKKPVVVSFFSYPGLPTLDMEKSVASRVERALTLAGKIEHQESRVVPGAAVIKVFFQAGADASSAMNDIVNLEASDMFHLPPGIEYPFTLRSEPANLPVVLAAISGDGLSESELYSIGYYAVRNKMGGLQGVQIPHPFGGKFRQMMVYVDPDKLRAYHVSATDVVEAMQASNLVLAGGTASIGGTDYQIHPRNTLPDIEDIEAIPIAVRDERPIFIRDVGRVVDDAALQYNIVRVNGNRSVYCPLLREPGENTIAVVDRIYEGIDREIPLMKERGDIPEATEVTLVSDQSSYIRKAMSNLLTQVGLGAVLVAVVVFIFLRSIVPTIIIVSTILLSILIGALGFAFSGQTINVMTLGGIALAIGTVVDAGIVVVENIIRHARMGKSPMDAARDGTQEVSGAILAGTATTLAVFLPAVFLTGMIKYLFLPLSLAATLTIAASYLLALTVVPAYCATFVREKIRKKSSASLASDDRRAESQPRGLYGRMLHGAMAAPAISVLVIVVAVGATFVLLPRIGTELFPSVDAGSFELRLKTLPGTALLDTEKLVARIEETIKQVIPEEQIDAIISNIGLPVGKGAGFSTVLSSNAGPDTAYVIVNLKQEGRSVSTQSYVENLREVLSQDYPLEEFMFVSGGIVNMALNEGVPTPISVQVSAGSLQQCRDAAERIVDAVRPIAGTRDVQIAQSLEYPQFDVQVDRTRAKYLGLDQEEVAKTVLTALGSSVGYDPTIWIDPKTGVDFFMGVQYESNEFQSLDEVRNIPLSLTTDDGPVTIPLSNIATVSRVTIPGEIAHYNISRVNDVHVNIAGRDLGSVAADIETTLAEMEFENGVAVTLRGPIEKMRSGMSMLGVGLAVATLLVYLVLMAQFRSFIDPLIIMLAVPLGIGGVLVVLYLTDTYINIQSLMGTLMMIGVVVNNSILLVEFANQGRADGCSPSQAALSAAQIRLRPILMTSLTLVASMLPLSFQLAPGNEAMIPLARALLGGMVVSTVLTLVLVPCVYSLVHREQAA; encoded by the coding sequence ATGGGCTTAATTAACTTCTCACTCAGAAATCGCTTTGCGGTTCTGGCGGGCGTTATCGCATTGTGCGTGCTGGGTGCGACGGTCATCCCGGGCATCACGATTGACATTCTGCCGGATTTCAAGAAACCGGTGGTCGTCAGTTTTTTCTCCTACCCCGGCCTGCCCACGCTGGACATGGAAAAATCGGTGGCTTCTCGCGTCGAACGCGCCCTCACCTTGGCTGGAAAGATCGAACACCAGGAGTCACGTGTCGTTCCAGGGGCGGCCGTCATCAAAGTGTTCTTCCAGGCTGGTGCCGACGCGAGTTCGGCGATGAACGATATCGTCAATCTCGAAGCCAGTGACATGTTTCACTTGCCTCCTGGTATCGAATATCCCTTCACGCTACGCAGCGAGCCCGCCAATTTGCCCGTCGTGCTGGCTGCGATTTCCGGCGACGGCCTCAGTGAATCGGAACTCTACTCAATCGGCTACTACGCTGTACGCAACAAGATGGGTGGTCTGCAGGGGGTCCAAATTCCGCACCCCTTCGGTGGCAAGTTCCGGCAGATGATGGTGTATGTCGATCCCGACAAGTTGCGGGCCTACCACGTCAGTGCTACCGACGTCGTCGAGGCGATGCAGGCCTCAAATTTAGTGCTCGCGGGTGGCACCGCGTCGATCGGAGGGACCGACTACCAAATCCATCCACGAAACACGTTGCCCGACATCGAGGATATCGAAGCGATTCCCATCGCGGTGCGGGATGAGCGTCCCATCTTTATCCGCGATGTCGGCCGCGTTGTCGACGATGCGGCACTGCAATACAACATTGTCCGGGTCAATGGAAACCGCAGCGTTTACTGCCCTTTGCTGCGTGAACCGGGCGAAAACACCATCGCGGTCGTCGATCGAATCTACGAAGGCATTGACCGAGAGATTCCGCTGATGAAGGAGCGGGGCGACATCCCGGAAGCCACCGAGGTCACGCTGGTTTCCGACCAGTCCAGTTACATTCGCAAAGCGATGTCCAATCTGTTGACGCAGGTGGGCTTGGGCGCGGTGCTCGTTGCCGTCGTGGTGTTCATCTTCCTGCGTAGCATCGTCCCGACCATCATCATCGTGTCGACCATCCTGTTGTCGATTTTAATCGGTGCACTGGGGTTTGCATTCTCAGGGCAGACTATCAACGTAATGACGTTAGGTGGCATCGCGTTGGCAATCGGGACGGTTGTCGATGCCGGTATCGTGGTGGTCGAGAATATCATTCGTCACGCGCGAATGGGAAAGTCGCCGATGGACGCCGCTCGGGACGGCACGCAGGAGGTGTCTGGCGCCATTCTCGCGGGCACCGCAACAACACTAGCGGTGTTCTTACCTGCAGTGTTCCTAACGGGGATGATCAAGTATCTGTTTCTGCCTCTGTCATTGGCGGCCACGCTCACGATCGCCGCTTCCTACTTACTCGCACTGACCGTGGTACCAGCCTATTGCGCCACGTTTGTACGTGAAAAAATCCGCAAGAAGTCCTCCGCAAGCCTCGCGTCGGACGATCGACGCGCCGAATCGCAACCCCGCGGACTCTACGGTCGGATGCTCCACGGAGCGATGGCTGCACCGGCAATCAGCGTGTTGGTCATCGTGGTGGCTGTGGGCGCGACATTCGTGCTCCTCCCGCGAATCGGGACCGAGTTGTTCCCCAGTGTCGACGCAGGGTCATTCGAACTGCGCCTGAAAACGCTGCCGGGGACCGCGCTACTCGACACTGAGAAGTTGGTAGCCCGGATTGAAGAGACTATAAAACAAGTTATCCCCGAGGAGCAAATCGATGCCATCATCTCGAATATCGGACTACCTGTGGGTAAGGGGGCAGGCTTTTCGACGGTGTTGAGTTCTAACGCGGGGCCCGACACCGCGTACGTGATCGTCAACTTAAAACAGGAAGGCCGCAGCGTTAGCACACAGAGCTACGTCGAAAACTTGCGGGAGGTGTTGTCCCAAGACTATCCGCTGGAAGAGTTTATGTTTGTCTCTGGCGGAATCGTCAACATGGCGCTCAACGAAGGGGTGCCGACACCGATCAGTGTGCAGGTTTCGGCTGGCTCGTTGCAACAATGCCGTGACGCCGCCGAACGAATCGTCGATGCGGTGCGCCCCATCGCAGGGACGAGAGATGTGCAAATTGCTCAATCTCTCGAGTATCCGCAGTTCGACGTGCAAGTTGATCGAACGCGTGCCAAATATCTGGGATTGGATCAAGAAGAAGTTGCCAAGACGGTATTAACGGCCCTTGGATCGAGCGTCGGCTATGACCCCACGATTTGGATCGATCCCAAGACGGGAGTCGACTTCTTCATGGGGGTTCAGTACGAGTCCAATGAGTTTCAGTCGCTCGATGAGGTTCGCAATATTCCACTGTCACTCACCACTGACGACGGCCCGGTAACGATTCCACTGTCGAATATTGCGACAGTCAGTCGCGTTACCATTCCTGGTGAGATTGCTCACTACAATATCTCTCGCGTTAACGATGTGCACGTCAACATCGCCGGCCGTGATCTGGGCAGTGTCGCCGCGGATATCGAAACGACGCTCGCCGAAATGGAGTTTGAAAACGGTGTTGCGGTAACGCTGCGTGGTCCCATTGAAAAGATGCGATCGGGGATGAGTATGTTGGGTGTCGGATTGGCCGTCGCCACGCTACTTGTTTACCTGGTCTTGATGGCGCAGTTCCGATCGTTCATCGACCCGCTGATCATCATGCTCGCAGTCCCCTTAGGCATTGGTGGTGTGTTGGTCGTCCTGTATCTCACGGACACCTACATCAACATCCAATCACTGATGGGCACACTGATGATGATCGGCGTCGTAGTAAATAACTCGATTCTGCTGGTGGAGTTTGCGAACCAGGGTCGTGCCGACGGATGCTCGCCGTCGCAGGCCGCGTTGTCAGCGGCTCAGATTCGTCTGCGTCCAATTCTCATGACGTCGTTGACGTTGGTGGCATCGATGCTGCCGCTATCGTTCCAGCTTGCCCCTGGCAACGAAGCCATGATCCCGCTGGCCCGTGCTCTACTGGGAGGCATGGTCGTGTCCACTGTCCTCACGCTTGTGCTCGTCCCGTGTGTCTACTCCCTGGTTCACCGAGAGCAGGCCGCATAA
- a CDS encoding serine/threonine-protein kinase, producing the protein MQKTTSVSTATAALPPLRVKGRLGKYRLDRRIGQGGFADVYAATDTLLSIKVALKIPNAQWVSDELIAAFRREAKMTMGFEHPHILPIRDASFIDGRFIIVTPLASRTLDDRLKNRMSFETAFEFTSQLLDAVAYAHQHGVIHCDIKPENVMLFEDDWLRLGDFGIAKVAQKTISGSGTGTLGYMAPEQAMGKPSKRSDVFSLGLVAYRMLSGKWPEYPFEWPFPGATAMRRRVHADVVAIIRKSVAIRPRDRFVDAEKMAAAWEKSRLKASRFAKRSRKTA; encoded by the coding sequence ATGCAAAAAACGACATCGGTTTCAACCGCGACTGCCGCACTGCCACCACTGCGGGTGAAGGGACGGCTCGGCAAATACCGACTTGACCGCCGCATCGGCCAGGGTGGGTTCGCAGACGTCTATGCGGCGACCGACACGTTACTGTCAATCAAGGTCGCGCTCAAAATACCGAACGCCCAGTGGGTCTCAGACGAATTAATTGCGGCTTTTCGGCGTGAAGCGAAGATGACGATGGGATTCGAACACCCGCACATTCTGCCCATTCGCGACGCCAGTTTTATCGATGGGCGATTCATCATCGTGACCCCCCTGGCCAGCCGCACACTCGACGATCGACTCAAAAATCGAATGAGTTTTGAGACCGCGTTCGAGTTCACCTCGCAACTCCTCGATGCGGTCGCCTACGCACACCAGCACGGCGTGATTCACTGTGATATCAAACCTGAGAATGTGATGCTCTTCGAAGATGATTGGTTGCGACTGGGGGATTTTGGGATCGCAAAAGTCGCCCAAAAAACAATTAGCGGGTCAGGGACTGGGACACTTGGATACATGGCCCCCGAACAGGCGATGGGCAAGCCATCCAAGCGAAGTGATGTGTTTTCGTTGGGTTTGGTCGCTTATCGGATGCTGTCTGGAAAGTGGCCGGAATACCCATTTGAATGGCCATTTCCAGGTGCCACGGCGATGCGACGCCGTGTGCATGCCGATGTCGTCGCCATTATCCGTAAATCAGTTGCGATCCGCCCCCGTGACCGTTTCGTCGACGCAGAAAAAATGGCGGCTGCTTGGGAAAAATCTCGTTTAAAAGCCAGCCGATTTGCGAAACGTAGCCGTAAGACGGCGTAG